A window of Cohnella herbarum contains these coding sequences:
- the yycI gene encoding two-component system regulatory protein YycI: MDWRRAKSVLIFSFLMLNIVLGYQLWTEWRERLNTAVDWTSLPPETLQAMRDKNIQVDDNAKIPTETPSMRELTYTIKHRAGSGISDRIAISPAPETRFVFSEDELAGALGKVIPELNKYTLDLSASREGVFFVFNRMEGGWPIFDIHLNLFYSEQKIRAYSQDLIEIKPSTGVKEQQVLSATKALAKVIERNLPVGSVIKEVRLGYHGEIFADAEAQVSAPSWRVLLENGEEVYYVNAISAEVTTEKGEFPGNP, from the coding sequence ATGGACTGGAGACGAGCCAAGAGCGTGCTTATCTTTTCTTTTCTCATGCTGAATATCGTGCTTGGCTATCAGTTATGGACGGAATGGCGCGAGCGGCTAAACACGGCGGTAGACTGGACGTCCCTTCCTCCCGAGACGTTACAGGCCATGCGCGATAAGAATATCCAAGTAGACGACAACGCGAAGATCCCGACGGAGACTCCGTCCATGAGAGAATTAACGTATACGATCAAGCACCGCGCGGGAAGCGGGATCTCTGATCGAATCGCGATCAGCCCTGCCCCCGAAACGAGATTCGTCTTCTCCGAAGACGAGCTTGCCGGCGCGCTGGGCAAAGTCATTCCCGAGCTGAACAAATACACGTTGGATCTGTCGGCCAGCCGCGAGGGGGTATTCTTCGTCTTTAACCGGATGGAGGGCGGGTGGCCGATATTCGACATCCATTTGAACTTATTCTATAGCGAGCAGAAAATCAGGGCTTATTCGCAGGATCTGATCGAAATCAAACCTTCGACGGGCGTTAAGGAACAACAAGTTCTATCGGCGACGAAGGCATTGGCGAAAGTCATCGAACGAAACTTGCCGGTAGGTTCGGTCATTAAGGAAGTCCGCTTGGGCTATCATGGGGAAATATTCGCCGACGCGGAGGCGCAGGTTTCGGCGCCCTCCTGGAGGGTATTGTTGGAAAATGGCGAAGAAGTATATTACGTGAATGCGATCAGCGCGGAAGTGACGACAGAGAAAGGCGAATTTCCCGGTAACCCTTAG
- a CDS encoding YycH family regulatory protein, whose translation MIEKGKSVLLFLLVVFSLVQSYLLAYSNPYMDAKVKTELNYVTTEPLGMEEQVENLIFPEMLVLHLGNDKHTVFYPSTPPFYELILDKLTSREFKGMQRASVNSVDWDQIREEYRGVELRFGRAVPFELLSRVFKIDRDFLFFGDSIDRIWIYTSEVRDEVRTYFFSSDGRYVYESQRADLTIGDVTGYVGFGQYWDPYTTKDGNLYLPEKPMTRLLKMDVDFDSYTTEQMQDNLFVDPGITRTIPDQPGQFFYTDGKRGLMIEQDGTWLSFTDPVASTEGDNNLIDNVLGAISFVNQHGGWNGKHQFVKESESETGSDVVRFQQYYRDVPIVSGNALNFGFMQLTMRQGEVASYYRSLINLGKEVSNKSSRQLPGGESLRSILNGMDSNGKNIEALFPAFKPTLSKDTVTLSPVWAARLLSGEVVIVSESSPVQLK comes from the coding sequence ATGATCGAGAAAGGCAAATCGGTACTTTTATTCCTCCTCGTCGTCTTCAGCCTCGTTCAGAGCTATTTGCTAGCCTATAGCAATCCTTACATGGATGCGAAGGTGAAGACGGAGTTGAATTACGTCACGACGGAGCCGCTCGGCATGGAGGAGCAGGTGGAGAACCTGATTTTTCCTGAAATGCTCGTGCTCCACCTTGGCAATGACAAGCATACGGTGTTCTATCCGAGCACGCCTCCCTTCTACGAGCTTATTCTGGATAAGCTCACGAGCCGAGAGTTCAAAGGAATGCAACGGGCTTCCGTAAACTCCGTGGACTGGGATCAAATCAGGGAAGAGTATCGCGGGGTAGAGCTTCGCTTCGGGCGCGCGGTTCCTTTCGAACTGTTGTCGAGAGTGTTTAAGATCGATCGCGATTTCTTGTTCTTCGGGGATTCCATCGATCGGATCTGGATCTACACGAGCGAAGTCCGCGATGAGGTTCGGACGTATTTCTTCAGCTCGGACGGTCGCTACGTCTATGAATCGCAACGCGCCGATCTGACAATCGGGGATGTCACGGGGTATGTCGGTTTCGGACAATATTGGGATCCGTACACGACCAAGGACGGGAATCTCTATCTCCCGGAAAAGCCGATGACGCGACTGCTTAAGATGGATGTCGACTTCGATAGCTATACGACCGAGCAGATGCAGGACAACTTATTCGTCGATCCGGGAATCACGCGAACGATTCCGGACCAACCCGGACAGTTCTTCTATACCGATGGCAAGAGAGGGCTCATGATCGAACAGGACGGGACATGGCTGTCCTTTACGGATCCCGTGGCGTCAACGGAAGGGGATAACAACCTGATCGATAACGTCCTGGGCGCGATCAGCTTCGTTAATCAGCATGGCGGCTGGAACGGGAAACATCAGTTCGTTAAGGAATCCGAATCGGAGACGGGCAGCGACGTGGTTCGGTTCCAACAATATTACAGGGATGTGCCTATCGTATCGGGGAACGCGTTGAACTTCGGGTTCATGCAACTGACGATGCGGCAAGGAGAAGTCGCTTCTTACTATCGTTCGTTGATCAATCTCGGCAAAGAAGTGAGCAATAAGAGCAGCAGGCAGTTGCCGGGCGGAGAATCTTTACGATCCATCCTTAACGGCATGGATTCGAACGGCAAGAACATCGAAGCGCTGTTCCCGGCATTCAAGCCGACTCTCTCGAAGGATACCGTGACCTTGAGTCCGGTATGGGCGGCTAGATTGCTCAGCGGGGAAGTCGTTATCGTGTCGGAATCAAGTCCGGTTCAATTGAAGTGA
- the walK gene encoding cell wall metabolism sensor histidine kinase WalK, translated as MRTVGLFRSIQIKLIMMVLLLILIAVQLIGVYFISTMKSSLINSFTDNLNKQTNLLTAYLSTSNLLSDNKDANALVGTEATLNALVSNFDTISGAQVQVLDAGGKVLAISNTSPQVNIGRKNTSLLVSRALQGVRDNEEEIIDEDNTRSKVIAKPVISKGKIVGAIYIVASMNEPYQTMENINRIFVSATLLALGLTAILGVLLAGTITSPIKALTRQATAVAEGRFDERVPVFGKDEIGQLSAAFNDMTDRLSDALSINEEEKEKLSSILSNMSDGVLATDELGRVIVTNRRAKGMLGFKELEDGVTLSEALGIEKAPIADTLQGTESSLLLNRVSSDQEEDMVFRVTLTPIRRRDKGVAGAIAVLQDVTEMEKLEQSRREFVANVSHELRTPLTTIKSYAEALDDGALDEPPLADRFVGVIRSETERMIRLVTDLLHLSRFDSRRNQLRRQNTDLSEMLEEVVDRFSFQLRQKAITVSVKVENKQNTAWLDRDGIDQVLDNLVSNAIKYTLDGGSIDISAKSNETGQLAIAIKDTGIGIPKKDLNRIFERFYRVDKARSRNMGGTGLGLSIAREIVRAHGGSITLESESNVGTVVTVLLPIVQEGGEPA; from the coding sequence ATGAGAACCGTCGGTTTGTTCCGCAGCATTCAGATTAAGCTCATTATGATGGTGCTGCTGCTCATCCTGATCGCGGTACAATTGATCGGGGTGTACTTCATCAGCACGATGAAAAGTTCCTTGATCAATTCCTTCACGGACAATCTGAATAAGCAAACCAATCTGCTGACGGCCTACTTATCCACGTCGAATTTATTATCGGATAATAAGGACGCCAACGCTCTGGTAGGAACCGAAGCGACGTTAAACGCTCTTGTGAGCAATTTCGATACGATTAGCGGCGCGCAAGTTCAAGTTCTCGACGCGGGAGGGAAAGTACTCGCTATTTCCAATACTTCCCCGCAAGTCAATATCGGGCGCAAGAATACGTCTTTGCTCGTCAGCCGGGCGCTTCAGGGCGTTCGGGACAACGAGGAAGAAATCATAGACGAGGACAACACTCGCAGCAAGGTCATCGCTAAGCCCGTCATTAGCAAGGGCAAGATCGTGGGCGCAATCTATATCGTAGCTTCGATGAACGAGCCGTACCAGACGATGGAGAACATAAACCGGATTTTCGTGTCGGCCACTTTACTTGCGTTAGGGCTTACGGCCATTCTGGGAGTGTTGCTCGCGGGCACGATCACGTCGCCGATCAAGGCATTAACGCGGCAAGCGACCGCAGTGGCGGAGGGCCGCTTCGACGAGCGGGTTCCCGTGTTCGGGAAGGACGAGATCGGCCAGCTTAGCGCAGCCTTCAACGACATGACCGATCGTCTAAGCGATGCGTTATCCATCAACGAAGAAGAGAAGGAGAAGCTGTCGTCTATCCTCTCCAACATGAGCGACGGCGTACTGGCTACCGACGAGTTGGGCCGGGTAATCGTGACGAACCGAAGAGCCAAAGGAATGCTCGGTTTCAAGGAACTGGAGGACGGGGTAACGCTGTCCGAAGCCCTCGGCATCGAGAAGGCTCCGATCGCGGACACGCTTCAAGGAACGGAATCCTCTCTGTTGCTGAATCGGGTATCCTCCGATCAGGAAGAGGATATGGTATTCCGCGTCACGCTGACACCGATCCGCCGCAGGGACAAGGGAGTGGCCGGAGCGATAGCGGTGTTGCAGGACGTTACCGAGATGGAGAAGCTGGAGCAATCCAGGCGGGAGTTCGTCGCTAACGTGTCCCATGAATTGAGAACGCCGCTGACGACCATTAAGAGTTACGCGGAAGCGCTCGATGACGGGGCACTGGACGAACCGCCGCTTGCGGACCGGTTCGTAGGCGTTATCCGCAGCGAGACCGAACGAATGATTCGGTTAGTTACGGACCTGCTGCATCTGTCTCGGTTCGATTCCCGCCGGAATCAGTTGCGCAGGCAGAATACGGACTTGTCTGAGATGCTGGAGGAGGTCGTCGACAGGTTCTCGTTCCAATTACGCCAGAAGGCCATCACCGTCTCGGTGAAGGTCGAGAACAAGCAGAATACGGCATGGCTGGATCGGGACGGAATCGATCAAGTGTTGGACAATCTCGTATCGAACGCCATTAAGTATACCCTTGATGGGGGCTCGATCGATATTTCCGCGAAGAGCAACGAAACAGGACAATTGGCGATCGCCATTAAAGATACGGGGATCGGTATTCCGAAGAAGGACCTGAATCGGATATTCGAGCGGTTCTACAGGGTGGACAAGGCCCGTTCGCGGAATATGGGCGGTACGGGTCTCGGATTGTCGATTGCCCGGGAAATCGTCCGGGCGCATGGCGGTTCGATTACTCTCGAATCCGAATCGAACGTCGGAACCGTCGTGACGGTGCTGCTGCCGATCGTGCAGGAAGGGGGTGAGCCGGCATGA